One genomic segment of Spiroplasma endosymbiont of Poecilobothrus nobilitatus includes these proteins:
- a CDS encoding 4-hydroxy-3-methylbut-2-enyl diphosphate reductase, translating into MLVNDFKLNRLALIQTLPDNAVVILSAHDSDDRIKDVAAQKNITLVDTECEWVTVTKNLIKEYLAKHDYQIIFIGKHFHPETNAMLALSLSINLVTTEQEVDNILPNLDPTKNILIVNQTTLSKIDIEAIVEKIKTLVPNEIIFKNDLCNATLERQNAVLSLDPTTIIDLLLVVGDERSSNTLKLVAMGEQIGIESYRINDKNDIQATSWLVNKTCVAVTAGASTPSIIQLEVIRYLEQI; encoded by the coding sequence ATTCTTGTTAATGATTTTAAACTTAATCGCCTTGCGCTAATTCAAACTTTACCAGATAATGCTGTTGTGATTTTAAGTGCACATGATAGCGATGACCGGATTAAAGATGTCGCAGCACAAAAAAACATTACGCTTGTTGATACTGAATGTGAATGAGTAACCGTTACGAAAAATTTAATTAAGGAATATTTAGCAAAACATGATTATCAAATTATTTTTATTGGAAAACACTTTCATCCAGAAACAAATGCAATGTTAGCGCTTAGTCTAAGCATTAATCTTGTGACAACAGAACAAGAAGTTGATAACATTTTACCTAATCTTGATCCAACTAAAAATATTTTAATTGTAAACCAAACAACCCTTTCTAAAATTGATATTGAAGCAATTGTGGAAAAAATTAAAACCCTTGTTCCAAATGAAATTATTTTTAAAAATGATTTATGTAATGCAACATTAGAACGACAAAATGCTGTTCTAAGTTTAGATCCAACAACAATAATTGACCTTTTACTTGTTGTTGGTGATGAACGAAGTAGTAACACCTTAAAGCTGGTTGCTATGGGCGAACAAATTGGTATTGAATCATATCGCATTAATGATAAAAATGATATTCAAGCAACTTCTTGGCTAGTAAATAAAACTTGTGTTGCTGTTACTGCGGGGGCATCAACACCTAGCATCATCCAGTTAGAAGTAATTCGTTATTTAGAACAAATATAA
- a CDS encoding Nif3-like dinuclear metal center hexameric protein, whose product MLIKKLYQEIETDFSLKAVCKWDYSGHQYGNKNHFVAKIMVSLDLTSEVITAAVAKQINVIITHHPFCFGKKKRIQHIPYKWTIIDLLNKHHIAVYALHTNYDGLMNELILQELNPQKIVPFDDDLTKIGYVSLTADEIITKLKAIFKITTVQHNLSTLEQPIKTVALAAGAAGDVIAKINQNIDLFITGEVKWDQWVLANEKQLAVICFNHYMEDFFTAAFAGYLTRKFPTLTIIPYNIKNIINYR is encoded by the coding sequence ATGTTGATTAAAAAATTATATCAAGAAATTGAAACTGATTTTTCATTGAAAGCAGTTTGTAAGTGAGATTATAGTGGTCATCAATATGGAAACAAAAATCATTTTGTAGCAAAAATTATGGTTAGTTTAGATTTAACAAGCGAAGTAATTACAGCAGCAGTCGCTAAGCAAATTAATGTTATTATAACCCATCATCCTTTTTGTTTTGGCAAGAAAAAAAGGATTCAACATATTCCTTACAAATGAACAATTATTGACCTTCTTAATAAACATCACATTGCTGTTTATGCTTTACACACGAATTATGATGGTTTAATGAATGAATTGATTTTACAAGAATTAAATCCACAAAAAATTGTTCCCTTTGATGATGATTTAACAAAGATTGGGTATGTCAGTTTAACAGCTGATGAAATTATTACAAAATTAAAAGCAATTTTTAAAATTACAACAGTGCAGCACAATTTATCGACGTTAGAGCAACCTATTAAAACAGTTGCCTTAGCTGCAGGAGCGGCAGGTGATGTGATTGCAAAAATTAACCAAAATATTGACCTGTTTATTACTGGGGAAGTAAAATGAGATCAATGAGTATTAGCGAATGAAAAACAATTAGCAGTTATTTGCTTCAACCATTATATGGAAGATTTTTTTACTGCTGCTTTTGCCGGATACTTAACACGAAAGTTTCCAACTTTAACAATAATTCCATATAATATCAAAAATATTATTAACTATCGTTAA
- a CDS encoding class I SAM-dependent methyltransferase, which produces MDRLSERLLLIAKQVNEKDIICDIGTDHAMIPIYLAKGNLITKAYACDIAAQPLAQAKKNIAKYHAEELITPILADGLTGVSDIKINTCIISGLGSTTILTILQRNSDLIDRYILCPNDDPFLLREWIKKQKYFIEKELLIKENDIIYEIIVVNKSAGQKVKNKKDLYFGPYLRKEHNKLFQEKWLLKNDYYLTLLNKIPANTKCYQEVKTKLKMINKVI; this is translated from the coding sequence ATGGATAGATTATCAGAACGTTTATTATTAATTGCAAAACAAGTTAATGAAAAAGATATTATTTGTGATATTGGGACAGATCATGCAATGATTCCAATTTATTTAGCAAAAGGAAATTTAATTACCAAAGCTTATGCATGCGACATTGCAGCACAACCCTTAGCCCAAGCGAAAAAAAATATTGCAAAATATCATGCTGAAGAACTTATTACCCCAATTTTAGCAGATGGTTTAACAGGAGTTTCGGACATTAAGATTAATACATGTATTATTTCGGGATTAGGGAGTACAACAATTTTAACCATTTTGCAACGAAATTCTGATTTAATTGATCGTTATATTTTATGCCCTAATGATGATCCATTTTTATTACGAGAATGAATTAAAAAACAAAAGTACTTTATTGAAAAAGAATTATTAATTAAAGAAAATGATATTATTTATGAGATTATTGTTGTTAATAAAAGCGCTGGTCAAAAAGTCAAAAATAAAAAAGACTTATATTTCGGCCCTTATCTTCGCAAAGAACATAATAAACTTTTTCAAGAGAAATGATTGTTAAAAAATGATTATTATTTAACATTGTTAAACAAGATTCCTGCAAACACTAAGTGCTATCAAGAAGTTAAAACAAAACTAAAAATGATTAATAAGGTGATATAA
- a CDS encoding sigma-70 family RNA polymerase sigma factor, whose amino-acid sequence MELSKKEVRDMKFFDEFKEYINKYLEENNNEIEQEKLITLINDHFEVDDNDVEEYFEELVANGVEFSDINLEELEENEVPEPEKVTKKQPDEKLRYKIGGISNETKIQDIIKAYFNILGTSNILTREEEIKYAKMLESSDLEERRFGRDKLITSNLKLVVSVARKHLNRGLDFSDLIEEGNIGLMKAVDKFDYKRGFKFSTYATWWIRQATTRSIADQARTIRIPVHMIETINKLTRIERQLTQELGREPSYNEIAEKMGQGMVGEKVREIKRLSIEPVSLEKPIGDEDDTHFGDFVDDKDIFTPDEYAEKESLREVIDEVFHEILSAREEKVIRMRFGLLPTKLRTVLRLAKECEDETFPELVQKVKALDIHYDTPIEKVQSQKNALIDKHLSKYDSPKTLEEVGKEFKVTRERIRQIEAKTIRKFKPNQANSKAKVLKDFFKG is encoded by the coding sequence ATGGAATTATCAAAAAAAGAAGTCAGAGATATGAAATTTTTTGATGAATTTAAAGAATATATTAATAAATATTTAGAAGAAAATAACAATGAAATTGAACAAGAAAAATTAATAACATTAATTAATGATCATTTTGAAGTTGATGATAATGATGTTGAAGAATATTTCGAAGAATTAGTCGCTAATGGTGTTGAATTTAGTGATATTAATTTAGAAGAGTTAGAAGAAAATGAAGTTCCTGAACCAGAAAAAGTAACGAAAAAACAACCAGATGAAAAATTACGTTACAAAATTGGTGGTATTTCAAATGAAACAAAAATTCAAGATATTATTAAAGCTTACTTTAATATTTTGGGAACAAGTAATATTTTAACTCGTGAGGAAGAAATTAAATATGCTAAAATGTTAGAATCATCTGATCTAGAAGAAAGACGTTTTGGACGGGATAAATTAATTACTTCTAACTTGAAGTTAGTTGTTTCAGTTGCCCGTAAACATTTAAACCGGGGATTAGATTTTTCGGATTTAATTGAAGAAGGGAACATTGGGCTAATGAAAGCTGTTGATAAGTTTGATTATAAGCGTGGCTTTAAATTTTCAACATATGCAACATGATGAATTAGACAAGCAACAACACGGTCAATTGCTGATCAAGCGCGAACAATTCGGATTCCTGTTCATATGATTGAAACAATTAATAAATTAACAAGAATTGAACGTCAATTAACACAAGAGTTAGGACGCGAACCAAGTTACAATGAAATTGCTGAAAAAATGGGGCAAGGAATGGTTGGCGAAAAAGTTCGTGAAATTAAAAGACTATCAATTGAACCAGTTTCATTAGAAAAACCAATTGGTGATGAGGATGATACTCATTTTGGTGATTTTGTTGATGATAAAGATATTTTTACACCTGATGAATATGCTGAAAAAGAATCATTACGAGAGGTAATTGATGAAGTTTTCCATGAAATTTTATCAGCACGAGAAGAAAAAGTAATTAGAATGCGGTTTGGACTTTTACCAACAAAGTTACGAACAGTATTACGGTTAGCAAAAGAATGTGAAGATGAAACTTTCCCCGAATTAGTCCAAAAAGTTAAAGCCCTTGATATTCACTATGATACACCAATCGAAAAAGTACAAAGTCAAAAAAATGCTTTAATTGATAAACATTTATCAAAATATGATTCACCAAAAACATTAGAAGAAGTAGGCAAAGAATTTAAAGTGACACGTGAACGAATTCGCCAAATTGAAGCAAAAACAATTCGTAAGTTTAAACCAAACCAAGCTAATTCGAAAGCAAAAGTATTAAAAGACTTTTTTAAAGGATAG
- the dnaG gene encoding DNA primase, with product MALISNEKIDLIKSKVNIVTVMSEYLSLEKRGRNYWTVCPFHQDSHPSMSISPEKQIYRCFVCSVGGNVFTFLQEYENISFIEALKKVAVMANISLDELTTYQEKPKYDKSEQLIFEINALASAYFSNNLETKKAYDAKEYLTKRNINNTEIELFQIGYAESSFDHLYHFLIKKGYSINDIQQAGLITIKNGKVYDYFNNRLMFPIKNEDSYIIGFSGRVIGVTNQVAKYLNTPETKVFKKEQLMYNINRAKPFIRQQNNLILLEGYMDVISLEKLNLKNTVALMGTNLSEYHLKEIKRLTNECLIFLDGDKAGINASLKATIKLLSHNLKVKIVLNETQQDPDELVNSGQGELIHTMLANAQHPINFALDYFQNKFNLQAANELEEFINIVAPLIKASPNQLEQELAVNNLVKITGISKETITTKIGQIKTYQKAFFSPAASEPIPNATNDNNYQQKPPPRFKPQQSKTVVVKNTKYKIKNLKRYLLAERNMVLQLLGSRKAADFYQRKIGNLNFDGYRLLANDIITYYNGHWGAENVKINMLCDEISDPNLKKILMDIINKSTIKIKYNKKELEDYVLLIDDFANEKEIAMLWNKLEKTNNLIEQQAISMEIDKLNQRLKFKKG from the coding sequence ATGGCATTAATTAGTAATGAAAAAATTGATTTAATTAAATCAAAAGTAAATATTGTTACCGTAATGTCAGAATATTTATCACTTGAAAAACGGGGTCGTAATTATTGAACAGTTTGTCCGTTTCATCAAGATTCACATCCTTCAATGAGTATTTCACCAGAAAAGCAAATTTACCGTTGTTTTGTTTGTTCAGTTGGAGGCAATGTTTTTACTTTTTTACAAGAATATGAAAATATTAGTTTTATTGAAGCTTTAAAAAAAGTTGCGGTAATGGCCAATATTTCCTTAGATGAATTGACTACTTATCAAGAAAAACCAAAATATGATAAAAGTGAACAGTTAATTTTTGAAATTAATGCCTTAGCAAGCGCTTACTTCAGTAATAATTTAGAAACCAAAAAGGCTTATGATGCAAAGGAATATTTAACAAAGCGGAACATTAATAATACTGAAATTGAATTATTTCAGATTGGTTATGCTGAAAGTAGTTTTGATCATTTGTACCATTTTTTAATTAAAAAAGGATATTCAATTAATGATATTCAACAAGCGGGTTTAATTACAATTAAAAATGGCAAGGTGTATGATTATTTTAATAATCGTTTAATGTTTCCGATTAAAAATGAAGATAGTTATATTATTGGTTTTTCTGGACGAGTAATTGGGGTTACCAACCAGGTAGCAAAGTATCTTAATACTCCTGAAACAAAGGTTTTTAAAAAAGAACAACTAATGTATAACATTAACCGGGCGAAGCCGTTTATTCGCCAGCAAAATAATTTAATTTTACTTGAAGGATATATGGATGTTATTAGTTTAGAAAAATTAAATCTTAAAAATACCGTTGCTTTAATGGGAACTAATTTAAGTGAATATCATTTAAAAGAAATTAAAAGATTAACAAATGAATGTTTAATTTTTTTAGACGGTGATAAGGCTGGAATTAATGCTAGTTTAAAAGCGACAATTAAATTATTAAGTCATAATCTAAAAGTTAAAATTGTCTTGAATGAGACGCAACAAGACCCTGACGAATTAGTTAATAGTGGTCAGGGGGAATTAATTCATACAATGTTAGCAAATGCCCAACATCCAATTAATTTTGCTCTTGATTATTTTCAAAATAAATTTAATTTACAAGCAGCAAATGAATTAGAAGAATTTATTAATATTGTTGCACCTTTAATTAAAGCTAGTCCAAATCAATTGGAACAAGAATTGGCGGTTAATAATTTAGTTAAAATAACAGGAATATCTAAAGAAACAATTACAACAAAAATTGGGCAAATTAAAACATATCAAAAAGCATTTTTTTCACCTGCTGCATCAGAACCAATTCCTAATGCAACAAATGATAATAATTATCAGCAAAAGCCGCCACCAAGGTTCAAACCACAGCAAAGTAAGACTGTTGTAGTTAAAAATACAAAATATAAAATTAAAAATTTAAAACGATATCTTTTAGCAGAACGAAATATGGTTTTACAATTACTTGGTTCTCGGAAAGCAGCAGATTTTTATCAAAGAAAAATTGGAAATTTAAATTTTGATGGTTATCGTTTGTTAGCAAATGATATAATTACTTATTATAATGGACATTGGGGGGCAGAAAATGTTAAAATTAATATGTTGTGTGATGAAATAAGCGATCCAAATTTAAAAAAAATATTAATGGATATTATTAATAAATCAACGATTAAAATTAAATATAATAAGAAAGAATTAGAAGACTATGTGCTCTTAATTGATGATTTTGCTAATGAAAAAGAGATTGCAATGCTATGAAATAAGTTAGAAAAAACAAATAATCTGATTGAACAACAAGCAATTTCAATGGAAATTGACAAGTTGAATCAACGATTAAAATTTAAAAAGGGGTAG
- a CDS encoding glycine--tRNA ligase, whose translation MQYTLEEVVNHLKTQGFVFQGSEIYGGLANSWDFGPLGVELERNLKNLWWQHFITKSKYNVGLDSAILMNNNVWKSSGHLGNFADPLLDCKKCKTRMRVDKLIEDNYPKLNCGGWTNEQLETFVTEKNILCPNCEGHDFTEIRQFELMFKTNQGVIEDEKSVVYLRPETAQGIFVNFKNVQRSLRKKLPFGVGQIGKSFRNEITPGNFIFRTREFEQMELEFFYDSNEKIDWFEYWVKEVTKFLELINLKPENYHFREHDANELAHYAKRTIDIEYKFPFGIGELWGISDRGDYDLRCHSEMSKNDLSYLNQETNEKIIPHVIEPSVGVGRLMLAILYDAYHVEKVADNETRIVLKLSPLLAPYQIAMIPLSKQLNSDAYQLYEKLLGHFQCTYDETGNIGKRYRRQDAIGTPFCVTVDFDSQKDQKVTVRNRDTMKQERVAIANLESYFTATLK comes from the coding sequence ATGCAATATACATTAGAAGAAGTTGTTAATCATTTAAAAACACAAGGTTTTGTTTTTCAAGGGAGCGAAATTTATGGTGGTTTAGCAAACAGCTGAGATTTTGGGCCATTGGGGGTTGAATTAGAACGAAATTTAAAAAATTTATGATGACAACATTTTATTACAAAATCAAAATATAATGTTGGTCTTGATAGTGCTATTTTAATGAACAATAATGTTTGAAAATCTTCTGGACACCTTGGTAATTTTGCTGACCCATTATTAGATTGTAAAAAATGTAAAACCCGAATGCGGGTAGATAAACTGATTGAAGATAATTATCCGAAATTAAATTGTGGTGGTTGAACTAATGAACAATTAGAGACTTTTGTTACCGAAAAAAATATTTTATGTCCAAATTGTGAGGGACATGATTTTACTGAAATTCGTCAGTTTGAATTAATGTTTAAAACAAACCAAGGTGTCATTGAAGATGAAAAATCAGTTGTCTATCTGCGACCAGAAACAGCACAAGGAATTTTTGTTAATTTTAAAAATGTTCAACGTTCTTTGCGAAAAAAATTACCTTTTGGCGTTGGTCAAATTGGAAAGTCATTTCGGAATGAAATTACCCCAGGAAATTTTATTTTTCGTACACGTGAATTTGAACAAATGGAATTAGAATTTTTTTATGATAGTAACGAAAAGATTGATTGATTTGAATATTGAGTTAAAGAAGTAACCAAGTTTTTAGAATTAATTAATTTAAAACCAGAAAACTATCATTTTCGTGAGCATGATGCTAATGAGTTAGCCCATTATGCAAAACGAACTATTGATATTGAATATAAGTTTCCGTTTGGCATAGGTGAATTATGAGGGATTTCTGACCGTGGAGATTATGATTTACGTTGTCACAGTGAAATGAGTAAGAATGATTTGTCGTATTTAAATCAAGAAACAAATGAAAAAATTATCCCGCATGTAATTGAACCATCTGTTGGTGTTGGGCGTTTGATGTTAGCTATTTTATACGATGCTTACCATGTTGAAAAAGTTGCTGATAATGAGACAAGAATTGTTTTAAAATTAAGCCCGTTATTAGCTCCATATCAAATTGCGATGATTCCATTAAGTAAACAATTAAACAGCGATGCTTATCAACTATATGAAAAACTCTTAGGTCATTTTCAATGTACTTATGATGAAACAGGAAATATTGGAAAGCGTTATCGTCGTCAAGATGCGATTGGAACACCGTTTTGTGTAACAGTTGATTTTGACAGTCAAAAAGACCAAAAAGTTACAGTTCGCAATCGTGATACAATGAAACAAGAACGAGTGGCAATTGCTAATTTAGAAAGCTATTTCACCGCAACATTAAAATAA
- the recO gene encoding DNA repair protein RecO, producing the protein MIQKLTGMVLNKQHYDDNSAIITILSQELGKLVFFAPGVQKITSKNQYAVQFLATSEFEIFLSYHNNKLSKLKTGNLLKTRIKLAQNYDDYLLSTLICEIAEQAVVDRQSDNGLCELLTTTLDNLVAWEDNLSIVIAFMFRALKWYGLEWEFTMCKRCGSKQHIKTISFLEEGYLCKNCLLPRDYLFPIELVKVFNSNFHTNFYFYNKINIKALIILFKMLCEYYLTKVGIFSCSIYEMRQKSIYFKE; encoded by the coding sequence ATGATTCAAAAATTAACAGGAATGGTGTTGAATAAACAACATTATGATGATAACAGTGCAATTATTACGATTTTGTCACAAGAATTAGGAAAATTAGTTTTTTTTGCACCAGGGGTACAAAAAATTACATCAAAAAATCAGTATGCAGTACAATTCTTAGCAACAAGTGAATTTGAAATATTTTTATCATATCATAATAATAAGTTAAGTAAATTAAAGACAGGAAATTTATTAAAAACAAGAATTAAATTAGCACAAAATTATGATGATTATTTATTATCAACATTAATTTGTGAAATTGCTGAGCAAGCGGTTGTTGACCGTCAATCCGATAATGGATTGTGCGAATTATTAACAACAACATTAGATAATTTAGTTGCATGAGAAGATAATTTAAGTATTGTAATTGCTTTTATGTTTCGTGCTTTAAAATGATATGGATTAGAATGAGAATTTACGATGTGTAAACGCTGCGGTAGCAAACAACACATTAAAACAATTAGTTTTCTTGAAGAAGGATATCTTTGCAAAAATTGTTTATTACCAAGAGATTATCTCTTTCCAATTGAATTAGTGAAAGTTTTTAATAGTAATTTTCATACTAATTTTTATTTTTACAATAAGATTAATATAAAAGCCTTAATAATATTATTTAAAATGCTATGTGAGTATTATTTAACAAAAGTTGGAATATTTTCGTGTAGTATTTATGAAATGCGACAAAAATCAATTTATTTTAAGGAATAA
- the era gene encoding GTPase Era has translation MAIKSGFVAIVGRPNVGKSTLLNTILNNKVAIVTAKAQTTRNRIQGIYNDQESQIVFMDTPGIHKAHHEMGKFMNKVALSATKAADVILFLAPANERIGDNDRYIIKALQERAIPIILVVTKIDLVSKGDLMVKIAEWEKNHQFTAIIPVSAVKHKNLEMLLTLLKTHLAVGPQYYPDDMLTDQPEKFLIREIIREKILLLTEDEIPHSVAILIDKIDDQPQLLKIMASICVERDSQKGIIIGKQGRLIKQIGTQARLELEQILGTKIFLELFVKVVDKWRDKPSMIARLGYNKESY, from the coding sequence ATGGCAATTAAATCAGGTTTTGTTGCAATTGTTGGGCGACCAAATGTTGGAAAATCAACATTATTAAATACAATTTTAAATAATAAAGTAGCAATTGTAACAGCAAAGGCGCAAACAACACGGAACCGTATTCAAGGTATCTATAATGATCAAGAATCACAAATTGTTTTTATGGATACACCAGGCATTCATAAAGCTCATCATGAAATGGGGAAATTTATGAATAAAGTTGCTTTATCAGCAACAAAAGCAGCTGATGTTATTTTATTTTTAGCTCCAGCAAATGAACGCATTGGTGATAATGATCGTTATATTATCAAAGCACTACAAGAGCGAGCAATTCCAATTATTTTAGTTGTAACAAAAATTGATTTAGTTTCCAAAGGTGATTTAATGGTAAAAATTGCTGAATGAGAAAAAAATCATCAGTTTACTGCTATCATTCCAGTTTCAGCCGTCAAACATAAAAATCTTGAAATGTTATTAACTTTATTAAAAACACATTTAGCAGTAGGACCACAATATTATCCCGATGATATGCTAACTGATCAACCAGAAAAGTTTTTAATTCGTGAAATTATTCGGGAAAAAATTTTGTTGTTAACAGAAGATGAGATTCCGCATAGTGTTGCCATTTTAATTGATAAAATTGATGATCAACCACAACTATTAAAAATTATGGCTTCAATTTGTGTTGAACGTGATTCGCAAAAAGGAATTATTATTGGGAAACAAGGACGTTTAATTAAACAAATTGGAACGCAAGCACGATTAGAATTAGAACAAATTTTAGGAACAAAAATATTTTTAGAATTATTTGTTAAAGTAGTGGATAAATGACGGGATAAACCTTCAATGATTGCCCGTCTAGGCTATAACAAAGAAAGTTATTAA